The Leptospira mtsangambouensis sequence CATACCTGCTTCCATTAAAAAAAGAAGTTTATCTTTATTAGAGGAACCTTCGTAAAGTTCTCTAATTTTTGGAATGGCAGAGTCATAGTTCTGTCCGTAGTACGCCGATTCAGTTGCTTGGATGATTTTGTTGTAATCACTTGCGCAACCGAGAATGAAAAGAGAAAGAAAGAGAATCGTTTTTTTCATGGATTGATGGGTAGAGATTACCAGCTAACCCCTTTATTTCCTCGAACTGCTAATTTTCGATAGGAAACTTTTTCAGACCAAACAGCAATCGTAGTTTCTACTTCCACAAGTTCAATGTTGATGGACTGCTCTACAATTTTTTCACCGTTAGATGTGAACATATTTTCATTGATATCACAACGAACAAAGAAATTGGGAGATTTTAATTTTCCAATGGAAAGACGATTGGAAGTAAGACCGGACAAACTGAACTGAATTTCATTGAGTGATTGTTCTCTGGTTTTTGTACGAACTGTATAAATTTTGCTTTTGATGAGTTTAGAAACAAAGGCATTGTCAAAAAGTTCTGTTTGGATTTGTTCTGAAGTATCGTTACGGGTAGGGAAATGGGCAACAAATACGCCTTCTTCATGTGGGTTTTCTTTGAAGTATTCCCCGATTTGGCCTGCGAGTTTATCGGCAGCTTTCACCAATTCCTGGCTGGTAAGCCCACCTGAGTCGGAGATATAATCATCAGCGTTGTCGAGTCGTTTGGGACTGCTACTGCATTGGAATAAGAATCCTACTAAGAGAAAGGAGAAAAGAATTTGTTTCATAACCCCATTTATATGGGGGTTAACAAGGGACTTGTCAATTCCAAAAATCGACTTTCAGTTCTTCTTGTTTTGCACTGCGGTAAGAAGTTCTTTCCTCTTCGGACATTTCTAATAATTCTCTTGCGTAGATTAGGTCGACTACCTTCTGGAAAAACATAGGACTTTCCCAGGATTGGATTTCCCATTTTTCTGTTTTGTAGAGTTCCTGCTTTT is a genomic window containing:
- a CDS encoding penicillin-binding protein activator LpoB, whose product is MKQILFSFLLVGFLFQCSSSPKRLDNADDYISDSGGLTSQELVKAADKLAGQIGEYFKENPHEEGVFVAHFPTRNDTSEQIQTELFDNAFVSKLIKSKIYTVRTKTREQSLNEIQFSLSGLTSNRLSIGKLKSPNFFVRCDINENMFTSNGEKIVEQSINIELVEVETTIAVWSEKVSYRKLAVRGNKGVSW